In Oscillatoria acuminata PCC 6304, a single window of DNA contains:
- a CDS encoding sulfate/molybdate ABC transporter ATP-binding protein — MGILIQDVSKNFGSFLALDQVNLDIQSGSLVALLGPSGSGKSTLLRLIAGLEAPDQGEIYLTGENATKVRVQERNIGFVFQHYALFKHMTIRKNIAFPLEIRKVPKPQVRERVEQLLELVQLQGLGDRYPAQLSGGQRQRIALARALAVQPKVLLLDEPFGALDAKVRKELRAWLRHLHDEVHVTTVFVTHDQEEAMEVADEIVVMNNGRVEQVGTASEIYDKPASSFVMSFIGPVNVLPINSGLCTTQSQVLSSEKIFLRPHDLLIKTNPEPEFVSAKITRLVHLGWEIQLELVLKSGAMLTAQLSRERFDELQLKAHQEVYIKPKETRIFSSVC, encoded by the coding sequence ATGGGAATCTTAATTCAGGACGTTTCTAAAAATTTCGGTTCATTTTTAGCCCTTGATCAGGTCAACCTCGATATTCAGAGCGGCTCTTTGGTTGCCCTCTTAGGACCTTCCGGTTCGGGTAAATCGACCTTACTGCGACTGATTGCCGGACTAGAAGCACCGGATCAAGGTGAAATCTATTTAACTGGAGAAAATGCCACAAAAGTTCGGGTTCAGGAGCGAAATATTGGCTTTGTGTTTCAGCATTATGCGCTGTTTAAACACATGACAATTCGGAAGAATATTGCCTTTCCCTTAGAAATTAGGAAAGTTCCTAAGCCCCAAGTTCGTGAACGGGTGGAACAGTTGTTGGAGTTGGTGCAACTGCAAGGATTAGGCGATCGCTATCCGGCACAACTCTCTGGGGGTCAACGCCAGCGGATTGCGTTAGCCAGAGCTTTAGCCGTACAACCCAAAGTTTTGTTACTCGATGAACCTTTTGGAGCATTAGATGCCAAAGTCCGTAAAGAATTGCGAGCTTGGCTGAGGCACTTGCATGATGAAGTTCATGTCACCACGGTTTTTGTCACCCACGATCAAGAAGAAGCTATGGAAGTCGCCGATGAAATTGTGGTGATGAACAATGGTCGGGTGGAACAAGTGGGGACAGCCAGCGAAATCTATGATAAACCCGCCAGTTCGTTTGTCATGAGTTTTATTGGGCCGGTGAATGTTCTTCCTATTAATTCAGGACTCTGTACAACTCAGTCTCAAGTTTTATCCTCGGAAAAAATATTTTTGCGTCCTCATGATTTATTAATTAAAACCAATCCAGAACCTGAGTTTGTTTCGGCAAAAATAACGCGCTTGGTTCATCTAGGATGGGAGATTCAACTAGAATTAGTGTTGAAATCTGGGGCGATGCTGACAGCGCAATTAAGTCGAGAGCGGTTTGATGAACTGCAACTCAAAGCCCATCAAGAAGTTTACATCAAGCCCAAAGAAACCAGAATATTTTCTTCTGTTTGTTAA
- a CDS encoding sulfate ABC transporter substrate-binding protein: MSCFLSPNFLIRWVVVFLGGVSLSWAIAACTGNPGNGNPLELTLVSYMVTPSAYQEIIPQFLETWNQQHDRKAVIRQSYGPSGTQTRTVLHGLDADVVALALALDIQQLEKEGLIEPGWEQEAPNNSIVTRSVATIATRPNNPKGIQTWADLAKDDIQIVLANPKTSGGARWSFLALWGSVTQTGGTPEEARAFTQKVYENAVVLSKDSREATDAFVEQRQGDVLVNYENEMILAGLNDRPLSYFVPEVNIAIENAVAVIDENVDKHGNRELAEAFVQYLFTPEAQTVFARYGFRPVDPTVESNQGDRFPIVNTPFTIEDLGGWDTVQQQFFDEGAVFDEIQASLYRP, from the coding sequence ATGAGTTGTTTTTTGTCCCCAAATTTCTTAATCCGGTGGGTGGTTGTTTTCCTAGGGGGAGTTAGTTTAAGTTGGGCGATCGCTGCCTGCACAGGTAATCCGGGTAATGGTAATCCCCTGGAACTGACCCTCGTCTCCTACATGGTGACTCCTTCTGCCTATCAAGAAATCATTCCCCAATTCCTAGAAACTTGGAATCAGCAGCACGATCGCAAAGCAGTAATTCGCCAAAGTTACGGCCCTTCCGGGACCCAAACCCGCACGGTCCTCCACGGACTGGATGCGGATGTCGTCGCCCTAGCTTTAGCCTTGGATATCCAGCAACTGGAAAAAGAGGGACTGATTGAACCCGGTTGGGAACAAGAGGCTCCCAATAATTCCATTGTTACCCGTTCTGTGGCAACAATTGCTACAAGACCTAATAATCCCAAAGGCATTCAAACCTGGGCGGATTTAGCTAAAGATGACATCCAGATTGTCCTAGCTAATCCGAAAACCTCTGGGGGTGCAAGGTGGAGTTTTCTGGCGCTTTGGGGTTCCGTGACCCAAACCGGAGGAACGCCAGAAGAGGCGCGGGCTTTTACCCAGAAAGTTTATGAGAATGCAGTGGTTTTGTCTAAAGACTCGCGGGAAGCAACTGATGCTTTTGTGGAGCAACGCCAGGGAGATGTGTTGGTGAATTATGAGAATGAAATGATTTTAGCGGGACTGAACGATCGCCCCTTGTCGTACTTTGTCCCAGAGGTGAATATTGCGATCGAAAATGCTGTGGCAGTGATTGATGAAAATGTGGATAAACATGGGAATCGGGAACTGGCTGAAGCATTTGTTCAATATTTATTTACCCCAGAAGCCCAAACTGTTTTTGCGCGCTACGGGTTTCGGCCTGTAGACCCGACGGTAGAGAGCAACCAAGGCGATCGCTTTCCCATCGTTAACACCCCATTTACCATTGAAGATTTAGGCGGATGGGATACCGTACAACAACAGTTTTTTGACGAAGGGGCAGTTTTTGATGAGATTCAGGCGAGTCTCTACCGTCCCTAA
- a CDS encoding NIL domain-containing protein, which yields MATHSNYQAQVDESYPGSQSPSLQRTTDDSRPTHLRIRIRIPKEYQEEPIISRLISDHELTVNLNAALLASNIKNDGWFDLDLRGKKCQIDSAMIYLNDLDVEIWSKSTDPDEENW from the coding sequence ATGGCGACTCACTCTAATTATCAGGCGCAAGTAGACGAGAGTTATCCAGGGTCCCAATCCCCGTCTTTACAGCGCACAACTGATGACTCACGACCCACCCACCTGCGAATTCGGATTCGGATTCCCAAAGAGTATCAGGAGGAACCGATTATTTCTCGCCTGATTTCTGATCATGAATTGACCGTTAACCTGAATGCAGCCTTGTTGGCCTCGAATATCAAAAATGATGGGTGGTTTGACCTCGATTTACGGGGAAAAAAATGCCAGATTGATAGTGCAATGATTTATCTGAATGACTTAGATGTAGAAATTTGGAGTAAATCAACAGACCCTGACGAAGAAAACTGGTAG